A genomic region of Pseudomonas migulae contains the following coding sequences:
- the exaA gene encoding quinoprotein ethanol dehydrogenase, with product MTIRSLPALSPLTLAMQAFLLVSSLSLSAAGQAATEPASPTHNVSWEDIANDHLTTKDVLQYGMGTNAQRWSPLAQVNDKNVFKLTPAWSYSFGDEKQRGQESQAIVSDGVVYVTGSYSRVFALDAKTGKRLWTYNHRLPDNIRPCCDVVNRGAAIYGDKIYFGTLDARLIALDKNTGKVVWNKKFGDHAAGYTMTGAPVLIKDKTSGKVLLIHGSSGDEFGVVGQLYARDPDTGEEVWMRPFVEGHMGRLNGKDSTPTGDVKAPSWPNDPTTETGKVEAWSHGGGAPWQSASFDPETNTIIVGAGNPGPWNTWARTAKDGNPHDYDSLYTSGQVGVDPSTGEVKWFYQHTPNDAWDFSGNNELVLFDYKDKDGKTVKATGHADRNGFFYVVDRNNGKLQNAFPFVDNITWASHIDLKTGRPVENEGQRPAKPLPGETKGKPVEVSPPFLGGKNWNPMAYSQDTGLFYIPGNQWKEEYWTEEVNYKKGSAYLGMGFRIKRMYDDHVGTLRAMNPTTGKVVWEHKEHLPLWAGVLATKGNLVFTGTGDGFFKAFDAKTGKELWKFQTGSGIVSPPITWEQDGEQYIGVTVGYGGAVPLWGGDMAELTKPVAQGGSFWVFKIPSWDSKVAKK from the coding sequence ATGACAATAAGATCGCTACCCGCCCTTTCCCCTTTGACCCTCGCCATGCAAGCCTTTTTGCTGGTGAGCAGCCTGTCCCTGAGCGCTGCCGGCCAAGCCGCGACCGAACCTGCCTCGCCGACGCACAACGTGAGTTGGGAAGACATTGCCAACGATCACCTGACCACCAAGGATGTCCTGCAATACGGCATGGGCACCAACGCCCAGCGCTGGAGCCCGTTGGCCCAGGTCAACGACAAGAATGTGTTCAAACTGACGCCCGCCTGGTCTTATTCGTTTGGCGATGAGAAGCAGCGCGGCCAGGAATCCCAGGCCATCGTCAGTGACGGCGTGGTGTACGTCACCGGTTCGTATTCGCGGGTATTTGCCCTCGACGCCAAGACCGGCAAACGTCTGTGGACCTACAACCATCGCCTGCCGGACAACATTCGTCCGTGCTGCGATGTGGTCAATCGCGGGGCGGCGATTTATGGCGACAAAATCTACTTCGGCACCCTCGACGCCCGGTTGATCGCGCTGGACAAAAACACCGGCAAAGTGGTGTGGAACAAGAAGTTCGGCGACCACGCCGCCGGTTACACCATGACCGGCGCCCCGGTGCTGATCAAGGACAAGACCAGCGGCAAGGTGCTGCTGATCCATGGCAGCTCCGGCGATGAATTCGGTGTGGTCGGGCAACTCTATGCCCGCGACCCGGACACCGGCGAAGAAGTGTGGATGCGGCCTTTCGTCGAAGGTCACATGGGCCGCTTGAACGGCAAGGACAGCACCCCGACCGGCGACGTCAAGGCGCCGTCCTGGCCGAACGATCCGACCACCGAAACCGGCAAGGTCGAAGCCTGGAGTCACGGCGGCGGCGCCCCTTGGCAGAGCGCCAGTTTCGATCCGGAAACCAACACCATCATCGTCGGCGCCGGCAACCCCGGCCCGTGGAACACCTGGGCGCGCACCGCTAAGGATGGCAACCCGCACGATTACGACAGCCTCTACACCTCGGGCCAGGTCGGCGTCGACCCGAGCACCGGCGAGGTGAAATGGTTCTATCAGCACACGCCGAACGATGCCTGGGATTTCTCCGGTAACAACGAGCTGGTGCTGTTCGACTACAAGGACAAGGACGGTAAAACGGTCAAGGCCACCGGCCACGCGGACCGCAACGGTTTCTTCTACGTGGTCGACCGCAACAACGGCAAATTGCAGAACGCCTTCCCCTTCGTCGACAACATCACTTGGGCCAGCCACATCGACCTGAAGACCGGGCGACCGGTCGAAAATGAAGGCCAGCGTCCGGCCAAACCGCTGCCGGGCGAAACCAAAGGCAAACCGGTTGAAGTGTCGCCGCCGTTCCTTGGCGGCAAGAACTGGAACCCGATGGCCTACAGCCAGGACACCGGGTTGTTCTACATTCCGGGCAACCAGTGGAAAGAGGAATACTGGACCGAAGAGGTCAACTACAAAAAAGGCTCGGCGTATCTGGGCATGGGTTTCCGCATCAAGCGGATGTACGACGATCACGTCGGCACCTTGCGCGCGATGAACCCGACCACGGGCAAAGTGGTGTGGGAGCACAAGGAACACCTGCCGTTGTGGGCCGGTGTGCTGGCGACCAAGGGCAACCTGGTGTTCACCGGCACCGGCGACGGTTTCTTCAAGGCCTTCGACGCGAAAACCGGCAAGGAGCTGTGGAAGTTCCAGACCGGTAGCGGCATCGTTTCGCCGCCGATCACCTGGGAACAGGACGGCGAGCAGTACATCGGCGTGACCGTCGGGTATGGCGGCGCGGTGCCGTTGTGGGGCGGCGACATGGCCGAGCTGACCAAACCGGTGGCTCAGGGCGGGTCGTTCTGGGTGTTCAAGATTCCGAGTTGGGATAGCAAGGTGGCGAAGAAGTAA
- a CDS encoding YVTN family beta-propeller repeat protein, translating to MRRTLLSCALLLAAGHAAASTAWVSNEKDNSLSLIDLQTLQVTDTLPVGQRPRGLLLSHDSKLLYICASDSDRVQVMDVATRKIIKELPSGKDPEQFALHPNNRWLYVSNEDDALVTVIDTETSKVLSQINVGVEPEGMAVSPDGKWAVNTSETTNMLHWIDTSTQTLADSTLVDQRPRFVEFAPDGSKLWASAEIGGTVTILDVATRQVLKTLTFQIKGVHPDKVQPVGIKLSADGKYGFVALGPANHVAVIDAKTFEILDYLLVGRRVWQMAFTLDQKQLLATNGVSGDVSVIDVDSLKVTKSVKVGRYPWGVVVTP from the coding sequence ATGCGCCGCACCCTGCTCTCATGCGCCCTGCTGCTCGCTGCCGGGCACGCCGCGGCCAGCACCGCCTGGGTCTCGAACGAGAAAGACAACAGCCTCAGCCTGATCGACCTGCAGACCTTGCAAGTCACCGACACCCTGCCCGTCGGCCAGCGCCCTCGCGGTCTGTTGCTGTCCCACGACAGCAAGCTGCTGTACATCTGCGCCAGTGATTCGGACCGGGTGCAGGTGATGGACGTCGCCACGCGCAAGATCATCAAGGAACTGCCTTCGGGCAAGGACCCCGAGCAATTCGCCCTGCACCCGAACAATCGCTGGCTCTACGTTTCCAACGAGGACGATGCGCTGGTGACGGTGATCGACACCGAAACCTCCAAGGTGCTGAGCCAGATCAACGTCGGCGTCGAACCCGAAGGCATGGCCGTCAGCCCCGACGGCAAATGGGCAGTGAACACCAGTGAAACCACGAACATGCTGCACTGGATCGACACCAGCACCCAGACCCTGGCCGACAGCACGCTGGTGGACCAGCGACCGCGTTTTGTCGAGTTCGCGCCTGATGGTTCGAAGCTCTGGGCCTCGGCGGAAATCGGCGGCACGGTGACCATTCTCGACGTCGCGACCCGCCAGGTGCTCAAGACCCTGACCTTCCAGATCAAAGGCGTACACCCGGACAAGGTGCAGCCGGTGGGCATCAAACTCAGCGCCGACGGCAAGTATGGTTTCGTCGCGCTCGGCCCGGCCAATCATGTGGCGGTGATCGATGCCAAAACCTTCGAAATCCTCGACTACCTGCTGGTCGGCCGACGTGTCTGGCAGATGGCGTTTACCCTGGATCAGAAGCAATTGCTGGCGACCAATGGTGTCAGCGGAGACGTGTCGGTGATCGATGTCGACAGCCTCAAAGTCACCAAATCGGTGAAGGTCGGGCGCTATCCGTGGGGCGTGGTGGTGACGCCATGA
- a CDS encoding pentapeptide repeat-containing protein, protein MNYLSLLLLLTALPVFADDGEDAPLIINGCTIAEHSPCPGANLKGANLSNQDLRNMNLSGADLRNADLRHARLDLANLEKAQLQGANLTRASLQQSNLRLADFTGATLMAIQGWGMFAQGAQFENANLSGAYLQFARLSGAKLHNANLRAADLEMTWLSKADLKGADLGDANLQEAKFGESNLEQANLDGSRQHYANFQDANMEGCNGCPTTWDK, encoded by the coding sequence ATGAACTATCTATCTCTACTGCTATTGCTCACTGCCCTTCCGGTTTTCGCCGATGACGGCGAAGATGCCCCACTGATCATCAACGGCTGCACCATCGCCGAACACAGCCCCTGCCCCGGTGCCAATCTCAAAGGCGCCAACCTGAGCAATCAGGACCTGCGCAACATGAACCTCAGCGGCGCCGACCTGCGCAATGCCGATTTGCGTCACGCCCGCCTCGACCTCGCCAATCTGGAAAAAGCCCAGCTGCAAGGCGCCAACCTGACCCGGGCCAGCCTGCAACAGAGCAACCTGCGTCTGGCCGATTTCACCGGCGCGACGCTGATGGCGATTCAAGGTTGGGGAATGTTCGCCCAAGGCGCGCAATTCGAGAACGCCAACCTCAGCGGCGCCTATCTGCAATTCGCCCGGCTCTCCGGGGCCAAACTGCACAACGCCAACCTGCGGGCGGCCGACCTGGAGATGACCTGGTTGAGCAAGGCTGATCTCAAAGGCGCGGATCTCGGCGATGCCAATCTGCAGGAAGCCAAGTTTGGCGAAAGCAACCTGGAGCAAGCGAACCTCGACGGCTCACGCCAGCATTATGCGAATTTTCAGGATGCGAATATGGAGGGGTGCAACGGGTGCCCGACCACCTGGGACAAATGA
- a CDS encoding ABC transporter ATP-binding protein has product MNALEVSDLSFAYGTREALRQVSFCLEPGRFAALLGPNGAGKSTLIALLTRLYDLQRGDIRVGGCSLRNAPRPALRQLGVVFQQSTLDLDLSVEQNLRYHAALHGMSRRQTSLRVDAELARQTLTERRRERVRELNGGHRRRVEIARALLHEPRLLLLDEASVGLDPASRLALNQRIRNLCREQHISVLWTTHLLDEVQPSDDLLILHQGHLVASGQADALSLEHGGDLGCAFARLTTSGATR; this is encoded by the coding sequence ATGAACGCACTGGAAGTCAGCGACCTGAGCTTTGCCTACGGCACGCGAGAGGCGTTGCGCCAGGTAAGTTTCTGCCTGGAGCCGGGGCGTTTCGCGGCGCTGCTGGGGCCCAACGGTGCAGGAAAATCGACCCTGATCGCGCTGCTTACCCGGCTCTACGATTTGCAGCGTGGCGATATCCGCGTCGGCGGCTGTTCGCTGCGTAATGCGCCGCGCCCGGCGCTGAGGCAATTGGGTGTGGTGTTCCAGCAAAGCACCCTGGACCTGGACCTCAGCGTCGAGCAGAACCTGCGGTATCACGCCGCGCTGCATGGGATGTCGCGGCGCCAGACCAGCCTGCGGGTCGACGCCGAACTGGCGCGGCAAACGCTGACCGAACGCCGGCGCGAGCGAGTGCGCGAACTGAATGGCGGACATCGTCGCCGGGTGGAAATCGCCCGCGCGCTGCTGCATGAGCCCCGCCTGCTGCTGCTCGACGAGGCGAGCGTCGGCCTCGACCCGGCCAGTCGCCTGGCGCTCAATCAACGAATCCGCAATTTGTGCCGCGAGCAACACATCAGTGTGCTCTGGACCACCCATTTACTGGATGAAGTGCAGCCCAGCGATGATTTGCTGATTCTTCATCAAGGGCATCTGGTCGCCAGTGGACAAGCCGACGCCCTGAGCCTCGAACACGGTGGCGACCTCGGTTGCGCCTTCGCTCGCCTGACGACCTCTGGAGCCACCCGATGA
- a CDS encoding PQQ-dependent catabolism-associated CXXCW motif protein produces MPRARRVLLRPSLAVFSLSLLLGVAHADTPLFSAEGYRIGLYRSPTPNQLQGASIIDTPALQTLLSQTPRPVLIDVYRRQWLQGRFIEDEPHENLPGSHWLANTGDGDLTPDWQGYFARNLNALTAGDLAQPLVFYCRSDCWLSWNAVKRAAAMGYKTLYWYRDGLDAWQAANLPVTPARPEPFP; encoded by the coding sequence ATGCCGCGTGCCCGACGTGTTCTGCTGCGCCCTTCCCTCGCCGTGTTTTCGCTGAGCCTGCTGCTGGGCGTCGCACACGCTGACACACCGCTGTTCTCCGCCGAAGGCTATCGCATCGGCCTCTACCGCAGTCCGACCCCGAATCAACTGCAAGGCGCGTCCATCATCGATACGCCGGCCCTGCAAACCCTGCTCAGCCAGACACCCCGTCCGGTGCTGATCGACGTGTATCGCCGTCAATGGCTGCAAGGGCGCTTCATCGAAGACGAGCCCCATGAGAACCTGCCCGGCAGTCATTGGCTGGCCAATACCGGCGATGGCGACCTGACGCCCGACTGGCAGGGCTATTTTGCGCGTAACCTGAACGCATTGACCGCGGGCGATCTTGCGCAACCGCTGGTCTTCTACTGCCGCTCCGATTGCTGGTTGAGCTGGAACGCGGTGAAGCGCGCCGCCGCCATGGGCTATAAGACTCTGTATTGGTATCGCGACGGCCTGGATGCCTGGCAAGCGGCGAACCTGCCCGTGACGCCCGCCCGGCCCGAACCCTTTCCCTGA
- a CDS encoding ABC transporter permease, protein MNAYWQCFSGIVLREWLRFVLQRTRFLSALVRPLLWLLVFAAGFRAALGIAIIEPYDTYIPYEVYIIPGLACMILLFNGMQGSLSMVYDREMGSMRVLLTSPLPRTFLLCSKLLATSLISLLQVYAFLAIAWVYGVQPPAMGLLIALPALLLVALMLSALGLLLSNAIRQLENFAGVMNFVIFPLFFLSSALYPLWKMRESSEWLFWLCALNPFTHAVELVRFALYERFNPLALGVCAGLTLLFALLAVLTFNPQHAALRKAN, encoded by the coding sequence ATGAATGCTTACTGGCAATGTTTCAGCGGCATCGTGCTGCGCGAATGGCTGCGTTTTGTGTTGCAACGCACGCGGTTTCTCAGTGCACTTGTCCGGCCGTTGCTGTGGCTACTGGTGTTCGCAGCCGGTTTTCGTGCGGCCCTGGGCATTGCCATTATCGAGCCCTACGACACGTACATCCCTTATGAGGTCTACATCATCCCTGGCCTGGCCTGCATGATTCTGCTGTTCAATGGCATGCAAGGTTCATTGTCGATGGTCTACGACCGGGAAATGGGCAGCATGCGCGTGTTGCTGACCAGCCCCCTGCCCCGGACCTTTCTGCTGTGCAGCAAACTGTTGGCAACGTCGTTGATTTCGCTGTTGCAGGTGTATGCCTTTCTGGCGATTGCCTGGGTGTACGGCGTGCAACCACCGGCCATGGGACTGTTGATCGCCTTGCCGGCGTTGTTGCTGGTGGCGTTGATGCTCAGCGCGCTGGGCCTGTTGCTGTCGAATGCCATCCGTCAGCTGGAAAACTTCGCCGGGGTGATGAATTTCGTGATCTTCCCGTTGTTCTTCCTGTCCTCGGCGTTGTATCCGCTGTGGAAGATGCGCGAGTCCAGCGAGTGGTTGTTCTGGTTGTGTGCGTTGAACCCGTTTACCCATGCGGTGGAGCTGGTGCGGTTTGCGCTGTATGAACGTTTTAATCCGTTGGCGCTGGGGGTATGTGCGGGGCTGACATTGCTGTTTGCCCTGCTCGCCGTGCTTACCTTCAACCCGCAACACGCCGCCTTGCGCAAAGCTAACTAA
- a CDS encoding response regulator transcription factor, with protein MYKILIADDHPLFREAIHNVISDGFPGSEVMETADLDSALALTQEHDDLDLILLDLNMPGMHGLNGLINLRNEAPTIPVVIVSAEQDKQIVLQAITYGAVGFITKSSPRVQMTEAIQQILNGNVYLPPDIIRTQKSGTHRRMNDNPSFPPELLQALTRKQLLVLERMTKGESNKQIAYTLEIAETTVKAHVSAILRKLNVHNRVQAILSAGDIDFGSYLRR; from the coding sequence ATGTACAAAATTCTGATTGCCGACGATCACCCGCTGTTTCGCGAAGCTATTCATAACGTCATCAGCGATGGTTTCCCGGGCAGCGAGGTCATGGAAACCGCTGACCTCGACAGCGCCCTGGCGCTGACTCAGGAACATGACGACCTGGACCTGATCCTGCTCGACCTGAACATGCCGGGGATGCACGGCCTCAATGGCCTGATCAACCTGCGCAACGAGGCGCCGACCATCCCGGTGGTGATCGTCTCCGCCGAGCAGGACAAACAGATCGTGCTGCAAGCCATCACCTATGGTGCGGTGGGTTTCATCACCAAATCCTCGCCGCGGGTGCAAATGACCGAGGCGATCCAGCAGATTCTCAACGGCAACGTCTACCTGCCGCCGGACATCATCCGCACGCAAAAAAGCGGCACCCACCGCCGGATGAACGATAACCCGAGTTTCCCGCCGGAACTGCTCCAGGCCCTGACGCGCAAGCAGTTGCTGGTGCTGGAACGCATGACCAAAGGCGAGTCGAACAAACAGATCGCCTACACCCTGGAAATCGCCGAAACCACGGTCAAGGCCCACGTTTCGGCGATCCTGCGCAAACTCAACGTGCACAACCGGGTGCAGGCGATCCTGAGTGCCGGGGATATTGATTTCGGCTCTTATCTGCGGCGTTGA
- a CDS encoding ABC transporter substrate-binding protein, with protein MRQLAPYALTYLLAIACAAGLATQSQAADAPLQVQIGYLGYRPDPGPLLSNVIPEPVDAGLRGAELAITDSNSTGRFLNHSYSLASVNADSPEALLEAAKAQHAQGLRLFVVNAPVASLRQLSAALPDSLLFNAGSPDDSLRTTDCLPNVLHTLPSRAMLADALAQFLVVRKWQRALLIVGPTADDQAYAAALRRAAKRFGVQLVAEKTWSFDNDQRRSAQADMPLFTQTAEYDVVLVADERGDFGEYVPYQTWYPRPVAGTQGLTPVGWHKTVETYGAAQLQKRFEAMAGRRMNDRDFAAWMAVRSIASAVSKLRQTDPMAIRTLEISDQLPLDGFKGRKLSYRPWNGQLRQPIPIVQPRALVSTSPQDGFLHPFNEMDSLGYDKPEVSCRFP; from the coding sequence ATGCGCCAGCTCGCCCCTTACGCCCTGACCTACCTGTTGGCGATTGCCTGCGCCGCGGGGCTGGCGACCCAAAGTCAGGCGGCCGACGCACCGCTGCAGGTGCAGATCGGCTACCTGGGTTATCGCCCTGACCCGGGACCGCTACTGTCCAACGTGATTCCTGAACCGGTCGATGCCGGGCTGCGGGGCGCTGAACTGGCGATCACCGACAGCAACAGCACCGGGCGTTTTCTCAATCACAGTTACAGCCTGGCCAGCGTCAACGCCGACAGTCCGGAGGCCTTGCTTGAAGCGGCCAAGGCTCAACACGCGCAAGGTCTGCGCCTGTTCGTGGTGAACGCGCCAGTGGCCAGCCTGCGCCAACTCAGCGCCGCCCTGCCTGACAGTTTGCTGTTCAACGCTGGCAGCCCGGATGACAGCCTGCGCACCACCGACTGCTTGCCGAACGTGCTGCACACGCTGCCGAGCCGGGCGATGCTGGCCGATGCACTGGCGCAGTTTCTGGTGGTGCGCAAATGGCAGCGGGCGCTGTTGATCGTCGGCCCGACCGCTGACGATCAAGCCTATGCCGCCGCCCTGCGCCGCGCGGCGAAGCGCTTCGGCGTGCAACTGGTCGCGGAAAAAACCTGGAGTTTCGATAACGACCAGCGCCGCAGCGCCCAGGCCGACATGCCGCTGTTCACCCAGACCGCCGAGTACGACGTGGTGCTGGTGGCCGATGAACGCGGAGACTTTGGCGAATACGTGCCCTACCAGACCTGGTATCCGCGCCCGGTGGCCGGCACTCAGGGCCTGACCCCGGTGGGTTGGCACAAGACCGTGGAAACCTACGGCGCCGCACAATTGCAAAAACGCTTCGAAGCCATGGCCGGACGCCGGATGAACGACCGCGACTTTGCCGCGTGGATGGCCGTGCGCAGCATCGCCAGCGCCGTGAGCAAACTGCGTCAGACCGACCCGATGGCGATCCGTACGCTGGAAATCAGCGATCAATTGCCACTCGATGGCTTCAAGGGTCGCAAGCTCAGTTATCGCCCGTGGAACGGCCAGTTGCGCCAACCGATCCCCATCGTCCAGCCGCGGGCGCTGGTCAGTACCTCGCCGCAGGACGGCTTTCTGCACCCTTTCAACGAAATGGACAGCCTCGGTTACGACAAGCCCGAGGTCAGCTGCCGCTTTCCCTGA
- a CDS encoding sensor histidine kinase — protein sequence MSALWRINLWVCGFFALVTLACMGLLVHQALADVERELQSAEAVVEYLSETAERDPVSLQPRLTQSLRHVRVRWLEPGEAAHPSTQDGLDAWLGRLLFAEARHHARVLDLQDGRRVQITVDPRDEIDEVWDSVQQLLSLCGVALLLSLLTIRWAVRRGMGLLDELLRALRQVSGGQLKVRLRAQGLPEARQLAAHFNRMTEALEQARADNTQLTQTLLAVQEQERTHLAQTLHDDLGQYLAGIRAQACLLRLVADQPDTVERTVRELEHNCEHLQQGFRALVHDLYPVVLQHLPLAEALGLLVEQWQARQGIDCRLWVSGHLPSLSAPNKTHLYRLLQEALTNVARHAGASEVRVRLHRRSGQLRLLVRDNGCGARQPQRPGVGLYSMFERARSLGGELRIISHPGAGWALSLSMPLEAS from the coding sequence GTGTCAGCGCTGTGGCGAATCAACCTCTGGGTCTGCGGATTTTTCGCCCTGGTCACCCTGGCGTGCATGGGGTTACTGGTGCATCAGGCGCTGGCGGATGTGGAGCGTGAGCTGCAATCCGCTGAGGCGGTGGTCGAATACTTGAGCGAAACCGCCGAGCGTGATCCCGTCAGCCTGCAACCACGGCTGACGCAAAGTCTGCGTCACGTGCGGGTGCGCTGGCTCGAACCGGGCGAGGCTGCACACCCTTCGACGCAGGACGGGCTCGACGCCTGGCTCGGGCGACTGTTGTTCGCCGAAGCCCGGCACCACGCGCGGGTGCTGGATTTGCAGGATGGCCGGCGCGTACAGATCACAGTCGATCCACGGGATGAAATCGACGAAGTCTGGGACTCCGTTCAACAGCTGCTGAGTCTGTGTGGCGTGGCGTTGTTGTTGAGTCTGTTGACCATCCGCTGGGCCGTGCGCCGGGGCATGGGCCTGCTCGACGAGTTGCTGCGTGCGTTACGGCAGGTCTCCGGCGGCCAGCTCAAGGTGCGATTGCGTGCGCAAGGGCTGCCGGAAGCGCGGCAACTGGCGGCGCATTTCAATCGCATGACCGAAGCACTGGAACAGGCGCGTGCCGACAACACGCAACTGACCCAGACCTTGCTGGCGGTGCAGGAGCAGGAACGCACTCATCTGGCGCAGACCCTGCACGACGATCTAGGCCAATACCTCGCGGGGATTCGGGCGCAGGCCTGCCTTTTGCGGTTGGTCGCCGATCAACCTGACACCGTAGAGCGCACGGTGCGTGAGCTGGAGCACAACTGCGAACACCTGCAACAAGGTTTCAGAGCGCTGGTGCACGACCTCTATCCGGTGGTGTTGCAGCACCTGCCGCTGGCCGAAGCCCTCGGGTTGCTGGTGGAACAATGGCAAGCCCGACAAGGGATCGATTGCCGGTTATGGGTCAGCGGGCACTTGCCGTCGTTGTCCGCGCCAAACAAGACCCATCTCTACCGCCTGTTGCAGGAAGCCTTGACCAACGTCGCCCGCCACGCCGGTGCCAGCGAGGTACGAGTGCGCCTGCACCGTCGCAGCGGGCAGTTGCGCTTGCTGGTGCGTGACAACGGTTGCGGTGCTCGCCAGCCACAGCGGCCGGGTGTCGGTTTGTACTCAATGTTCGAGCGCGCCCGCAGTCTGGGCGGCGAGCTGCGCATCATCAGCCACCCCGGCGCCGGTTGGGCGCTGTCCTTGAGCATGCCTTTGGAGGCGTCATGA
- the pedF gene encoding cytochrome c-550 PedF — MTTKRNALLVAGLLAGFISAGSAWAHGNVVPQAVETKGLTPIKDAGVQVDGDGWAAVNPYRTTPEHDKAVEIGSSAYNQNCAACHGLEAKSGGIAPDLRMLDVGEAGDEWFVERVRNGAVRDGRVYMPKMADYLSQEALWAVRTYLDSVHVEE; from the coding sequence ATGACAACAAAACGCAACGCCTTGCTCGTTGCCGGACTGCTGGCCGGCTTTATCAGTGCAGGTTCCGCCTGGGCCCACGGCAACGTGGTACCCCAAGCCGTCGAAACCAAGGGCCTGACCCCGATCAAGGACGCCGGTGTGCAGGTTGATGGCGATGGCTGGGCGGCGGTAAACCCTTACCGTACGACGCCTGAGCACGACAAAGCCGTGGAAATCGGCTCATCGGCGTACAACCAGAACTGCGCGGCCTGTCATGGTCTCGAAGCCAAGTCTGGCGGCATCGCCCCCGATTTGCGCATGCTCGATGTCGGCGAGGCCGGTGATGAATGGTTCGTCGAACGGGTCCGCAACGGCGCCGTAAGGGACGGCCGGGTGTACATGCCGAAGATGGCCGATTACCTGAGTCAGGAAGCCCTGTGGGCCGTGCGCACTTACCTGGACAGCGTTCACGTCGAGGAGTAA
- a CDS encoding response regulator, whose amino-acid sequence MNILLVDDHAVVRQGYASLLRALLPAMEVREAATGEEALIRVQEAVPNLVIMDFGLPGISGLETTRRLRQRLPQLRVLFFSMHDELPLVRQALDAGASGYLTKSSAPDVLIEAVRRILAGHAYIEQPLATQLVCHPQQDASDPRLQSMTQRELEIFVMLAKGTPARLIAEQLSISSKTVSNHLTLLKSKLQVSSHAELVHLGIDMGVVRKAR is encoded by the coding sequence ATGAATATTCTGCTGGTGGATGACCATGCGGTGGTCCGTCAGGGCTATGCGAGTTTGTTGCGAGCGTTGCTGCCGGCGATGGAAGTGCGTGAAGCCGCGACGGGTGAAGAAGCGCTGATCAGGGTCCAGGAAGCCGTGCCCAACCTGGTGATTATGGATTTCGGTTTGCCGGGGATCAGCGGGCTGGAAACCACGCGTCGCCTGCGACAGCGCCTGCCGCAATTGCGCGTGCTGTTTTTCAGCATGCACGATGAGCTGCCGTTGGTGCGCCAGGCACTGGATGCGGGCGCCTCGGGCTACCTGACCAAAAGCTCGGCGCCGGATGTGTTGATCGAGGCCGTGCGGCGCATCCTCGCCGGTCACGCCTACATCGAACAACCGCTGGCCACGCAACTGGTCTGTCACCCGCAACAGGACGCCAGCGATCCGCGTTTGCAGAGCATGACTCAACGAGAACTGGAGATTTTCGTGATGCTCGCCAAAGGCACCCCGGCCCGGTTGATTGCCGAGCAACTGAGCATCAGCAGCAAGACCGTCTCCAATCACCTGACCTTGCTCAAGAGCAAATTGCAAGTCAGCTCCCATGCCGAGCTGGTGCATCTGGGGATTGATATGGGCGTGGTGCGAAAGGCGAGGTGA